CGTGACGGCGAGTAAGATACCAGTTCCTGAGCCGATAGCACCAAGAAAATCGGCTAGTACGGATAAGGCACCAATGCACAATCCACCGAACGCAGCCGCAGTCGGAATGTATCTGTTCAATTCGTGAATCATCGAATTGTCTCTATGTCCTCTCATCACCATCTGTTGTTCTTTCAATTGCTTCGCGATCTAGAAAGTAacttcaattaaaaaaaaaaatacgcagaAGAATATCTCGTGTAAGGAAAATAATTGGAGCAAAAAAGAATAGCAGcttaaaaaatgaatttaaacagGATACTAACGTCTTTAGCAGAACTGCCAGAAACCTCAATCCACGTTTTTGAGAAGAAAGCACAAGATCCAAGCATGAAGAGAATGTAAAGAACGGCATGAATAGGATCTTGAAGGATATGTCCTACAGACTCTGGTGGTGATAAATAATAACACAACCCTCCAACAGGATAAGATCGCGCCGGACCACCACCGCCAACGTCAGACCACACTCCTAGCAGATTAACGATAATATTTCCTTGAAACTTAACAGCCAACATTTGCGAGATAACGTATAAATTGGACACTAGTGCCGACTGAAGAATAATTGGAATATTGCTGGTGTAAAACAGTTTGATGGGGTAACTGCTGTACTGGCCTCTGTATCTGGCAGATTTGATTGGCAAATCAACACGGAAGCCCTGTTAATAACAATGTAATTATGATCTTGATCCAAACTTTTATACATGTTCAGATTCTGATGGTTCAATAACATTACCTGGAAGTAAATTACAATGGCAAATACTAAAATTGTGGCAAGTAAATTCATGAGATTGGGAAGGTTTTGCCTGTAAAATGCCTCACGAAGTGCTCGAACTTTGTCCTGCCTGGTAGCCAGCAAATGAAATAATGCAATTACTGCACCTTCGAATTCCGTGCCACGTcctaaaatatttgtaacagaCACTCCATTGTATGTAACATAGTagtcaaattttaatttaaaatatatcaatAGAAGGACGGTAGAATCATACCTGTGTTAACAGTAGCAGGAGAGAATGCTTTCCATACTATTGTTTCACAAATATTGGTTGCAATAAAAAGAGAGATTCCACTTCCCAATCCATATCCTTTTTGGAGAAGTTCATCCAATAACAGTACAATCAATCCAGCgacaaataattgaataataatcAATAAACAAACTCCTGCtccaatttctgttggatcacCATACATTCCAGTCATTACATACACAATGGCTTGACCAACAGTGATGACCATACCAAatactataaaaaaataattgtgtaaACAAAGTTGGCTTAAAAACAAAGGAAACTTctgtaaaatgtaatattttttcttacatttttgcGCGCCATTAAAAAGTGCTCTGTCTTTTGGAGTATCGCCGACTTCAATGATCTTTGCACCACTCAACAACTGCATAATTAGACCAGAAGTAACAATAGGAGAAATTCCTAATTCCATAAGAGTTCCTCTATTCGATGCAAGTataactcgaatccaatagaaAGGATCTGCGCTGTCCGAGGACATAATACCAAATAGAGGAATCTACAAATATCAAATGGAAATATCTTCTGTTAGACAAAAAGAAATACttataaaatgttaaaatatcaaGAGTAATAACAAAACAATCTTACCTGGCAGCATACCAAGAAGATAAATAATGTAATTGCAGTCCATAGTACTTTCTCCCGAAATTGAATCTATAATAACATTCATGTCATTAAACCATTAATGGAAAGGTAAAGCTTTTAAAGCAAACTTCCAGGCGGATTTGGATATTTGACAGACAGATGGCAAATGGTAAAGACATCTAATTTAAAAAACGATTGCGCGCGAGATTGAAAAATATGGTTTGTGAAACTGTAAATATGAGAGTAGGACAAAAATAGATTGGCATAAACTTACTTTTCGCTGCGGTTTTTCTATTTCCGGAAGTATACTGCAAAACGGTTTTATCACCTCCAAAAATTTGACTGAAAAGTATACAGGTTAAAAACGAACATTCTCGTTAATGATACACAAACGAATAGAAGATAGAAATAATCAAAGACTTGACTATTTGAACAATATGTGTTGTAAAAGAGGGGAAATTGGGAGAGGTTACGGTTACagttacaattaattttttgtGACGACGATTATGAATAGAAACATTTTCGGATTTTTTATTGGAAATTGTGCACACTTACATCCCATTTTGAATCTGAAGTGCTAACTATTCTAGGCGACGCTTCTCACTGATGTCTAGAATCAACACAGCCGCGAGGGTACCCGATTAAAGCAAGAACACGATTAAACCTGACCGCGTAAGCTCGACTGGCAAATCGTAGTGAGTCGTGGCCCCTTCGTCGACACGTATCAATATACTATTGTCACGTGACCTGATGATGTTGGCCGGCACAAGGGCAAACTTCCCCGAGCTAGGGCTAGATGACGCTGAATGTGTATAAATTGTCGCGATTTCTTGACCGATTATACCGTCAGAGCTATGAATCACGATCGATTAATGTTTTAGAAACGTTATCAGCCAAAATTAAATAGATTTGTGTACATACATCGAAAAAATCAAATATGTGTACCAACAAAACGTTTAAAGTAAAACCTCCTAAATACATTATAGTGTTTTTCCTTTCGTATGGTATTATTAGGCTAGGCTCACATTAATATAGCGCAACTAGGATCGCAACAAGATtccgaaataataaaaaagaaaagaaatatcatTAATCGTTTGCATGTATATCAAACTTACTCTGTCGGTGAACAATAACATTTTCCAGTAaagaatttatatattattttgtaaattctaatcttttctttcgtttaactTTGCTCGTGAAATATTTGATATTCATTACTAGATGGACAAAATTTTGTACTAGCTTATATGCATCTACCAAGATCATTTTTAAGTTCAATAACAATTTCTTCCGCGCTTGTCTTCGGATTTTGTTCCATTTTGCAAATAATTACTCGTCCATCGtattcgttcatttttcacGAACATCCATTGCTCGAGTCTCAGCTGTTGAGATAGCTGTTTTCGGCGAACTGATAAAGTTATTAGAAGCCAGAAATATGTATATGTTGCTCGTTTGAACAAGACTTTGCTGCAATGTTTGACGATGTCACAGATCTGTGTTTGTTTCTTCTAgtctttcgtttttctcgtcACGAATTGGTACGATTTTCGCCATTGAAGTGCCTCACGGACCGTGAGCTGCATCTGCCTCAGGATCTCTGAAGATGAACTCCACCGAGGAGCAAGTAGTGCAAAACGAGTATTTTGTTGTTGATTTATTTGTTGTCAACTCCTGTTGAGGAGTTCAATGATAAGATGAAATCCTTGTATAGTAGATATTTACATCGTGTTATTCCTTCCAAATACTTCCAACTTCAATCAGTGTGGGAAGATCCACACCATAGTGGAATAGTCAAACGATACCATTTAACTATTCAATGTTTGTCAAGGGACAAGAGTAAATTAGTATACGTGAACTGTCTTCACACAGGTTCCAATACTGATTGCACTTGTGCATACCCAAAGACTATACCTTCAACGATAAATTAATGACGTTGGAGAGCTTCTGAATATGCAccagattaaaatattataacttTAACCGTATTTTATGTATTGTACAAGATCTAGTTGTAACGGTACCAAATTGTCTCAGGATCTCTCATGCTGATCCTGATAGTACCGAGTTGTACAAGACTCTTTCGTACGATCGTGATCTTACAAAGTAATCTCGAATGGATACGTCGTGACTCCACCATTAAGGTTGAAGTCACGGTTTGGTTTTAGCAAATTGGGCTTCTATTGGTCTCGACTTCATCCTGTCTGTTCCCAAAGGCGTTACCTTTGGAAAGGGCAAGTGAAATAGATAGCCTGAGAAAACTCTATTTACTATTTACAAGGTTCCACAACTGGACACTCATCTAGTGGTCCCCCaagactcgtttgtatattccGTTGAGGACGGAAGATGAACTATTTGACGAGGTACGAATCATTTCCTTCATGAAAAGAAATTGCAATTAAAAAGATAAGTTTCTAAAACGCGAGAAGGCACAAGTTCACATGTTGAAGGACGAATAGATGCAAAGATGCAAGTCTTCGAGGGGTAAGGGGAGATAATAAGTAAAACGGAAGATTTTGAGGAAACACTGTCCGGGATATAGGTAGACACCTATGGAGGTACCAGTAGAAACCTTCAACGaaggaaaaattgttttaagGAACCACAATTCGTAAGAACGGAAGAAGAAATGTACCCAAAGATCTTTACCCAAAAAGAGAACCCCTTTGTTGCATCCGATGTTAGAGGATGACTTGACCACTTctcaatttttcgagaaaagttTTCATTGGTTTAAGAGTCAAGAGAAAGAGTGAAGATCGAGGAAGATGCACTCTTGTTGTGCAATGGTACCGGTGTTCGTTTGAGATATTCGTGTTGTTTTCGCCCGTGCCTGCGGACGAATGTTGAAGCATTGCGTACACTTTATCCAGCGAAACGAGAGACTAGTAACCGAACCACGTGACTTGCAACAGAACCGAAACGTCGGGATGTTGTGTCTCGACAGATAAATACGCGCGCCCATGTGCCTATAAATTCAATATACAAGGTGTCCCAGATTTCAACGACCGAACTTTCATGTGTAATACAGCTGTATGTTATGCAAACACACGTCGTTTAGAGTTACGTTCAAAAAGTTTTAAGTTATAATACAAATAGGAAATAGCAATAGTGCAATATACGTGAGAATATACCgacaatatttacatttacaaacACGTTCTGATACATGGTATTCTTCCGTTAGGAAATCTGCATTAACGCCCCTTCACAGCAGTTCTAGTATTTCCATTGCAGAAGCCAtaaacgaaattaatatttgtagatTCTTTATTCGTAAATAACTAAGgcgtatttatatatgtataaaaatacgttaaataaaatattattaaaaaagtaaCTTAAGTAATTACTgtagataatttaataatagttACAATGAAaatgttaggtctgggttaggtttggcACAAAGATAGTAAAATTGTATTGAAAAGGTAACAACGTCGGTTTTTCAACCCTTTGTGGAAACTTTTCGTGTTACGACAGAATATGTATGCGTTGGATATACGGTACACGTCTAATAGAGATACAACGGACCAATAAGATTCTGTAGTAAGTTACAAAGTTTGGTTTCCAGAGTCTTTTGTCTCTTTGAATCGAGTATAGATGTTTGAAGAAGGTCACTGAAAAATAATGATGCTTTTATAGCGAGTCTTTTTCCAGACAGAAGTATCAAATTTCATGTGGAAATTATGACAGATTGGAGACGCGGTTGGGACAATTAGTTCTTGAAGGACGATAGTGTTGTTAGCACCGCGTATATGATTGCGACACCAACTGTACacgtaaatgaaaagaaaacggtTGTTTCTTACTGACCGACGGGAAGCGATTCCATAGTGACAGATTTAAATCAACATCCAAAGGGAGAGAGTAAATAACGTGAACCCGATGAGATCATTCTTATTTAtcgttgaatattattcgagtgTTATTTAGTACTAAATCGAACCTTGTTATTATAGTAAAGCATGAaattttttccgtttcgttttgtCCTTTCACAAATAGGAGAAATGTCATGAAATGTTTTACACTGATTAtgcaatgaaataaataatggtTTTCCTTTACTTTTTGTTGTTGTTACAGAACCTTCGCAATCCATATTGgcaaacaattataatttctattctgATTTTGTAATTACTGTTTCGTGGATAATCTTCGTTTGCTATTATGGGTCATTGAAGATACATTACGTAATGTTCACCTTACACTTTATTAAGTAAAATAGTGCAACTCGTACATATTCTAGGATCTGAAATGGTTTTGATTGGTTAATCAATAAAATAAAggaattttcaattaaattttaaatgaaatcaCTAAACGTAATAACCGAAGGAACTTAAAgtaatgaaaacaattttttataaatattcgtatAGATTTTTGAACTTACTAAACCTGTTCAAATAATATACATATGCATATTATTCAAAGTAATTCTTTGTCCTTGTAAAAGATTGAAGTTATCTTCCCCATATGTGACATACTgtgtaaagaatattttattttatatgtatGTTCTTTAGCATGTACTTTACTCTGAAATActttaagaaataaaatacttCCAGCGAGACTAAAATTATTTCcttatattgtaaataatttgatCTGTGAACCATAAAAAAGAAGCTTTAGATGAGTTCCTTTGATGGAGAGAAATTCTTTGAATTCTTCATTTATATCGAAAAAATGGAACATTTCATCTATTTTGCAACGATTTCGTTGAGAAAAAACTATTAAACGGTGAAGTAAAAATGACGCAATTTGTACTTTCATTATTCGCCTGAGTAAGCATAAAGTttacgaagaaaacaaatcgtTTCCCTTCAATAATGTGTCTTTTCAAGTTTATATTATCgatattataaatttcattcatGCTTCGGGGAAAAAGAATTTGGAAATGAAGAAAATAAGTATTAACCAAAATGTACTAGAGTCTTGTAAATTGggaaaatgtaacatttttatatttatcgcaATATAAACACAGGTGGTCATATA
The Ptiloglossa arizonensis isolate GNS036 chromosome 12, iyPtiAriz1_principal, whole genome shotgun sequence DNA segment above includes these coding regions:
- the Sec61alpha gene encoding SEC61 translocon subunit alpha, which translates into the protein MGFKFLEVIKPFCSILPEIEKPQRKIQFREKVLWTAITLFIFLVCCQIPLFGIMSSDSADPFYWIRVILASNRGTLMELGISPIVTSGLIMQLLSGAKIIEVGDTPKDRALFNGAQKLFGMVITVGQAIVYVMTGMYGDPTEIGAGVCLLIIIQLFVAGLIVLLLDELLQKGYGLGSGISLFIATNICETIVWKAFSPATVNTGRGTEFEGAVIALFHLLATRQDKVRALREAFYRQNLPNLMNLLATILVFAIVIYFQGFRVDLPIKSARYRGQYSSYPIKLFYTSNIPIILQSALVSNLYVISQMLAVKFQGNIIVNLLGVWSDVGGGGPARSYPVGGLCYYLSPPESVGHILQDPIHAVLYILFMLGSCAFFSKTWIEVSGSSAKDIAKQLKEQQMVMRGHRDNSMIHELNRYIPTAAAFGGLCIGALSVLADFLGAIGSGTGILLAVTIIYQYFEIFVREQSEMGGMSTLLF